The DNA window CCCTTGGGATTGAGAAGTGTCGCCATGAACAGCGCCCGCTTACCCACGGGAGAGGATTTGACTTCACCAATCGCCAGGGTGGTTCGCCACATCTTGAACGCGAGCCAGATGATGAAGATGGCGCATAGAAACTTGATCACATGGGGCAGCAAAGGAAAATTGGCCGAGAGCGAGATCAGCAAATAACCCCAGGTGGCGATCGATACACCATAGCCACATAGCTCCACCGGAATCAGCGCCAATGAGCTCCGCACGCCGCGGTTCAGGCCTGAGGCAGCAAGCAAGGTATTCGTAGGTCCCGGAGTGATCAGGATCGCGATTATCGCGAGCAGGGACAGGAACCACTCATGTGAATACGACATGATGTTCAAGCTGAATGGCCAATGAGGCCATAGTTTTTATCACACCATCGCGGAAAAATCTCTTTGCATAGGACGCCCGAGGAGGTCTCTCGATGAGATGCTCCTTGGCCGGATGAAACCGAATCGCAGGTACGCCCTCACAGCCATCGAGCCTCGAGTCACCCAGCAAAAAATT is part of the Halotalea alkalilenta genome and encodes:
- a CDS encoding LysE family translocator, translated to MSYSHEWFLSLLAIIAILITPGPTNTLLAASGLNRGVRSSLALIPVELCGYGVSIATWGYLLISLSANFPLLPHVIKFLCAIFIIWLAFKMWRTTLAIGEVKSSPVGKRALFMATLLNPKGLLFASAVFPSSTFVDLPSFAGQFLVFSLLLIPIACGWIAFGALLGSGRVPWLRPDYLQRGAALVLAVFALSIGMSALS